The Methanolacinia petrolearia DSM 11571 genome has a segment encoding these proteins:
- a CDS encoding aspartate aminotransferase family protein: protein MEEKMNSKELDSLYYMQAFGRDLKIVKGQGCYVWDDSGKKYLDCVAGIAVCSTGHCNTAVTEAICRQAKELIHISNLFYVPNQAELAEKLVKISGIEGGRAFFSNSGAEANEGAIKLARIRTGRKKFVAFKDCFHGRTCASLALTYKPAIREPFEPLEPKCTFIEYGDLDALEKAVDDDTAGVILEGVLGEAGVVPAPEGFLEGVRKICDEKGALMICDEVQTGMGRTGKWFYYQNTGATPDIVSMAKGIASGLPMGAIIAREGLSFNRSEHGSTFAGGPIVCAAALATLDVIEGVLPSIPEKAERFRKGLAEFNPRVCGLMIGITLGEERCAEVAAKCREMGVLVNCAGHGNIRLVPPLVISDDEIDEAVRVISEAIKN from the coding sequence ATGGAAGAAAAAATGAATTCAAAGGAACTTGACAGCCTTTATTATATGCAGGCCTTCGGGCGCGACCTGAAGATCGTCAAAGGTCAGGGCTGTTATGTATGGGACGATTCGGGGAAGAAATACCTTGACTGCGTGGCCGGAATAGCGGTATGCAGCACGGGCCACTGCAACACTGCGGTAACCGAAGCGATATGCAGGCAGGCAAAGGAGCTGATTCACATCTCCAACCTGTTCTATGTCCCGAACCAGGCTGAGCTTGCGGAAAAACTCGTGAAGATCTCCGGCATTGAGGGGGGACGTGCATTCTTCTCCAACTCCGGGGCGGAGGCAAACGAAGGCGCAATCAAGCTGGCCAGAATCCGCACAGGAAGGAAGAAGTTCGTTGCATTCAAAGACTGCTTCCACGGGCGTACATGCGCATCTCTCGCACTGACTTACAAGCCTGCCATTCGTGAGCCCTTCGAACCCCTCGAGCCCAAATGCACATTCATCGAGTACGGCGATCTCGATGCACTGGAAAAAGCGGTCGATGACGATACTGCCGGTGTGATACTCGAAGGTGTACTTGGGGAGGCGGGTGTTGTTCCCGCGCCTGAAGGATTCCTTGAAGGTGTCCGTAAAATATGCGACGAAAAAGGTGCGCTCATGATCTGCGACGAGGTCCAGACCGGCATGGGGCGTACAGGGAAGTGGTTCTATTACCAGAACACCGGTGCGACTCCTGATATAGTCTCGATGGCCAAAGGTATCGCCAGCGGACTTCCTATGGGAGCCATAATCGCACGTGAAGGTCTGTCGTTCAACAGGAGCGAGCATGGCAGCACCTTTGCAGGCGGACCTATAGTATGTGCCGCTGCCCTTGCAACTCTCGATGTAATAGAGGGAGTGCTTCCTTCAATTCCCGAAAAAGCGGAGAGGTTCAGGAAGGGTCTCGCCGAGTTTAATCCCCGTGTGTGCGGCCTCATGATCGGGATAACTCTCGGGGAGGAGAGGTGTGCGGAAGTTGCGGCAAAATGCCGGGAGATGGGCGTTCTCGTAAACTGTGCAGGCCACGGCAATATCCGTCTGGTCCCCCCGCTTGTAATCAGCGATGACGAGATCGACGAAGCGGTCCGTGTTATCAGCGAAGCAATAAAGAACTGA
- the guaA gene encoding glutamine-hydrolyzing GMP synthase: MVNTEKFIEQAIAEIREKSHGKKVVMALSGGVDSSVCAELARRAIGENLISIYVDTGLMRKGETERIRELFSDLNLQVVEAGEEFFEALKGVIDPEEKRKVIGEKFIRIFEREAKKTKAAYLLQGTIYPDIIESEGGIKSHHNVGGLPYDIDFEGLIEPLIDLYKDEVRDVAGALGLPAEIQHRMPFPGPGLAVRCLGEVTPEKVEIAREANAIAEEELVEQFRPWQCFAAVIGLGTGVKGDVRLHGWIVAVRAVHSRDAMTADAIELPWPVMHKISSRITAEIHGVSRVVYDITPKPPATIEYE; the protein is encoded by the coding sequence ATGGTAAATACAGAGAAATTTATTGAACAGGCGATTGCCGAAATCAGGGAAAAATCCCACGGGAAAAAGGTTGTAATGGCGCTTTCGGGCGGTGTGGACTCGTCGGTCTGTGCCGAACTTGCAAGAAGGGCGATCGGAGAGAACCTGATCTCGATCTACGTGGATACCGGCCTCATGCGCAAAGGCGAGACGGAAAGAATCAGGGAGCTGTTCTCGGATCTCAACCTGCAGGTTGTCGAAGCAGGAGAAGAGTTCTTCGAGGCGTTAAAGGGAGTTATCGATCCGGAAGAGAAGAGGAAGGTTATCGGCGAAAAGTTCATCCGAATCTTTGAGCGCGAGGCGAAGAAGACGAAGGCCGCATATCTTCTCCAGGGGACGATATACCCGGATATCATCGAGAGCGAGGGCGGAATCAAAAGCCATCACAATGTAGGCGGACTCCCGTATGACATCGACTTCGAAGGCCTGATCGAACCGTTGATCGATCTATACAAAGATGAGGTAAGGGATGTTGCAGGTGCTCTCGGTCTCCCGGCGGAGATCCAGCACAGGATGCCCTTCCCCGGGCCGGGGCTTGCGGTGAGATGCCTGGGTGAGGTTACTCCTGAGAAGGTCGAAATTGCCCGTGAGGCGAATGCGATCGCGGAAGAGGAGCTCGTAGAGCAGTTCAGGCCGTGGCAGTGTTTTGCAGCGGTCATCGGGCTTGGAACCGGAGTTAAGGGTGATGTCCGCCTTCACGGCTGGATCGTTGCAGTGCGTGCAGTTCATTCGCGTGATGCGATGACCGCCGATGCGATCGAGCTCCCGTGGCCGGTCATGCATAAGATCTCATCCAGGATCACGGCAGAGATTCACGGGGTATCCCGTGTCGTATATGATATCACTCCAAAACCACCGGCGACAATAGAATACGAGTGA
- the pyrG gene encoding glutamine hydrolyzing CTP synthase has translation MKYIFVTGGVMSGLGKGITTASIGRLLKNRGYRVTAVKIDPYLNIDAGTMNPAQHGEVFVLKDGGEVDLDLGNYERFLDINLSSDHNITTGRVYQAVIEKERRGDYLGATVQIIPHITNQIKDCIRKAANNPLEDGTIADMCLVEVGGTVGDIESMPFLEAVRQMHGEVAPDEMILVHVTLVPVDTMGDHKTKPTQHSVKALRELGLHPDIIVGRSDIVMDPGTKRKISEFCDVSQRAVISAATACDIYEVPMELEKEGLADVVADLLNLEKRGADNEWYRVVSKEYTNRVTIAIVSKYGIEDVYISIKEALKHAGRKLSTEVRIKWIDAETYETQELADVDGILVPGGFGIRGIEGKLAAIKYARENKIPYLGLCLGFQTAVIEFCRDVLGWTDSVSEEWGDGRHVIAILPEQEDVHDLGGTMRLGDCEIDISPKSRIYDLYGSKKIIERHRHRYEVNPEYIDEIEKAGLKFTGRCGNRMEVCEIEDGSFFLATQFHPEFKSTPTRPSPPYVGFVEACLENSRAKK, from the coding sequence TTGAAATACATATTCGTAACCGGCGGCGTAATGAGCGGTCTTGGGAAGGGAATCACGACCGCTTCCATTGGAAGGCTTTTGAAAAACCGTGGATACAGGGTGACGGCGGTCAAGATCGATCCGTATCTAAACATAGATGCGGGAACGATGAACCCCGCCCAGCACGGCGAAGTTTTCGTCCTGAAGGACGGCGGCGAGGTGGACCTCGATCTTGGAAACTACGAGCGTTTTCTTGATATCAACCTCTCTTCGGATCACAACATCACTACAGGAAGAGTATACCAGGCGGTTATCGAAAAAGAGAGGCGCGGGGATTATCTCGGGGCGACCGTTCAGATCATCCCGCATATAACAAATCAGATCAAGGACTGCATAAGGAAAGCAGCTAACAATCCTCTTGAAGACGGGACAATTGCCGACATGTGCCTTGTGGAAGTTGGCGGAACAGTAGGCGATATAGAGAGCATGCCTTTCCTCGAGGCGGTCCGCCAGATGCACGGGGAGGTTGCGCCCGACGAGATGATCCTCGTGCACGTGACACTCGTTCCTGTGGATACGATGGGAGACCACAAAACGAAACCCACACAACACTCGGTAAAGGCGCTCAGGGAGCTTGGTCTTCATCCGGACATTATCGTTGGAAGAAGCGATATCGTAATGGACCCGGGAACGAAGAGAAAGATCTCCGAGTTCTGTGACGTTTCGCAGCGTGCAGTCATATCGGCTGCAACCGCATGCGACATATATGAGGTCCCGATGGAGCTTGAAAAAGAGGGTCTTGCTGATGTCGTGGCAGACCTCCTGAATCTTGAAAAGAGGGGGGCGGACAACGAATGGTACCGTGTAGTCAGTAAAGAGTACACAAACCGCGTAACCATCGCGATTGTCAGCAAGTACGGAATCGAGGACGTATATATCAGCATAAAAGAGGCCCTCAAGCACGCGGGACGGAAGCTTTCGACCGAGGTCCGCATAAAATGGATCGATGCAGAGACATACGAGACACAGGAGCTTGCGGATGTCGACGGCATACTTGTTCCCGGAGGATTCGGGATAAGAGGAATTGAAGGGAAACTTGCCGCGATAAAGTATGCAAGAGAGAATAAGATCCCGTATCTCGGACTTTGTCTCGGATTCCAGACCGCTGTCATAGAGTTCTGCCGCGATGTCCTGGGCTGGACCGATTCCGTCTCCGAGGAATGGGGTGACGGCAGGCATGTAATTGCCATCCTTCCGGAGCAGGAGGATGTCCATGACCTCGGCGGAACTATGCGGCTCGGTGACTGCGAGATCGATATCAGTCCCAAATCGAGAATATATGATCTCTACGGCTCTAAGAAGATTATCGAGCGCCACAGGCACCGCTACGAGGTCAATCCCGAGTATATCGATGAGATAGAGAAAGCAGGACTGAAGTTTACGGGAAGATGCGGAAACAGGATGGAGGTATGCGAGATAGAAGACGGAAGCTTTTTCCTTGCGACACAGTTCCACCCGGAGTTCAAATCAACCCCGACAAGGCCTTCACCGCCATATGTCGGTTTTGTAGAGGCATGCCTTGAAAACAGCAGGGCAAAAAAGTAA
- a CDS encoding PaaI family thioesterase has product MTYIEDLESIGRKANPYFCLMGIDPVTYGDGRAELTMEVRPDMLNGVGWMQGGVYVSLIDEAMALAMMTALGEGEGIATVSETTQFIKGVREGRINARAHVVRAGRKIIFAEGFAFADGKEDEVLARTTASFSRITPK; this is encoded by the coding sequence ATGACATATATCGAAGATCTTGAGAGTATCGGAAGGAAGGCGAATCCTTATTTCTGTCTTATGGGCATCGATCCCGTGACTTACGGCGACGGAAGAGCGGAACTTACGATGGAAGTCCGCCCTGATATGCTAAATGGCGTGGGGTGGATGCAGGGCGGAGTATATGTCTCTCTCATCGACGAGGCTATGGCCCTTGCAATGATGACGGCACTCGGGGAAGGCGAGGGCATCGCAACCGTATCCGAGACTACACAGTTTATAAAAGGAGTCCGTGAAGGGCGTATCAATGCCAGGGCACATGTGGTTCGTGCAGGAAGAAAAATAATATTTGCAGAAGGATTTGCATTTGCAGACGGAAAAGAGGATGAAGTTCTTGCAAGAACAACTGCCTCTTTCTCCCGCATAACCCCGAAATAA
- a CDS encoding DJ-1/PfpI family protein: MKVLFVIAPLRYREEEFEVTARMLSDAEIEYDVASTKTGVCIGMMGGEQEAGLEISKAVEKDYDALILIGGLGARDFLWADDDLCRLTKEFGDAGKVIAAICHAPVIVARAGVLKGRQATVFESRASLKLLEDGGANYVNIPVVSDMNIITANHPVAAKQFAEAILEKLGC, translated from the coding sequence ATGAAGGTTCTTTTTGTAATAGCCCCCCTGAGATATCGTGAGGAAGAGTTTGAAGTAACCGCAAGAATGCTCTCGGATGCCGAAATAGAATATGATGTGGCATCGACAAAAACCGGAGTATGTATAGGAATGATGGGTGGCGAACAGGAGGCCGGACTGGAGATCTCAAAAGCAGTCGAGAAAGACTATGATGCACTTATATTAATCGGAGGCCTTGGCGCCAGGGATTTCCTCTGGGCCGACGATGACCTCTGCAGACTTACTAAAGAATTTGGGGATGCAGGCAAGGTCATCGCCGCGATATGTCATGCACCTGTAATTGTTGCAAGAGCGGGTGTATTAAAGGGCAGGCAGGCCACGGTCTTCGAGTCCCGGGCATCCCTGAAACTCCTTGAAGACGGAGGTGCGAATTACGTGAACATACCTGTAGTATCCGACATGAATATAATCACGGCAAACCACCCTGTTGCAGCGAAACAGTTCGCAGAAGCCATCCTTGAAAAACTCGGCTGCTGA
- a CDS encoding dolichyl-phosphate beta-glucosyltransferase codes for MTQIPDSDCSIIVPAYNEEKRIARFLENMDGFTGSFIFVCDGADNTAEVIERFASENRQYNIRCFSYSHRLGKGGGILEGFRHAETPYCGFLDADGSASIKEMRKLFSALEDSDCAIGSRWMQESDIVVEQGLGRKIQSRMFNLAVKILFGLSFKDTQCGAKAFRREAILSVMPQIESRGFEFDVEVLWRLRNSGFRIKEVPIAWEDRESSHVGGFDGAGMLANLIRLKRGKVPRKPE; via the coding sequence ATGACTCAAATCCCTGATTCGGACTGTTCGATCATAGTCCCGGCCTACAACGAAGAGAAACGAATCGCACGTTTTCTCGAAAACATGGACGGATTTACAGGCAGTTTTATCTTCGTATGCGACGGGGCCGACAACACTGCCGAAGTAATTGAAAGGTTCGCTTCCGAAAACAGGCAGTACAATATCAGGTGCTTCAGCTACAGCCACAGACTTGGAAAAGGCGGAGGAATTCTGGAGGGATTCAGGCACGCGGAGACCCCTTACTGTGGATTTCTGGATGCAGACGGGTCGGCCTCGATTAAAGAGATGAGAAAACTCTTCTCGGCTCTTGAGGACTCGGACTGTGCAATCGGATCAAGGTGGATGCAGGAATCCGATATAGTAGTTGAACAGGGACTGGGCAGAAAGATCCAGAGCCGTATGTTCAACCTTGCCGTCAAGATCCTGTTCGGACTTTCATTTAAGGATACGCAATGCGGGGCGAAAGCATTCAGGCGGGAAGCGATTCTCTCCGTCATGCCCCAAATTGAATCAAGAGGATTTGAATTCGATGTCGAAGTTCTCTGGCGGCTCCGGAACTCGGGCTTCAGGATAAAGGAGGTTCCTATTGCATGGGAAGACCGTGAATCATCACATGTTGGCGGCTTTGACGGTGCGGGGATGCTTGCAAACCTTATAAGGCTTAAGAGAGGAAAAGTTCCACGTAAGCCCGAGTGA
- a CDS encoding 3'-5' exoribonuclease YhaM family protein, with protein sequence MKDLFISDIETNSPIDSIFIIESPMLKNGGRIGKYIICTLSDRTGKISCRIWGRSQGGAEEVERVFNIMNSNEGLPFRIEGESETYNNELLVKVTDGLVNLNLPADADSLSPGDFEYTPYDTNRSRAGITSCILKIEDPSIRGFVGSIIGDADGFFDKPAARKKHHAFRGGLALHTLEVTEIAITTSEQMGSVKFDTDILIAGAILHDIGKCKSFDPKGFGFSANPSYSLLGHITPAIVMTERYRDLIDESVYEQILHIIQSHHGPYGEIKPQTIEAWTVHFADNMSATIHEVSDDISKIGPGDTGWGENVGGPVFRPGINKKPEYL encoded by the coding sequence ATGAAAGATCTGTTCATCTCCGATATTGAAACAAACTCGCCCATCGATTCGATATTTATTATAGAGTCCCCTATGCTAAAAAACGGGGGAAGGATCGGGAAATATATAATCTGCACTCTTTCGGACAGGACAGGAAAGATCTCCTGCAGGATCTGGGGAAGAAGCCAGGGCGGTGCAGAAGAAGTCGAGAGAGTCTTTAATATAATGAATTCTAACGAAGGCCTGCCCTTCCGTATTGAAGGGGAATCGGAGACCTACAACAACGAACTTCTCGTAAAGGTCACGGACGGGTTAGTGAATCTCAACCTTCCAGCCGATGCTGATTCGCTCTCTCCCGGGGACTTTGAATACACGCCATATGATACGAATAGGAGCCGGGCCGGAATCACCTCCTGCATACTGAAAATAGAAGATCCATCAATCCGCGGTTTTGTGGGATCTATTATAGGTGACGCCGACGGTTTCTTCGATAAACCTGCCGCAAGGAAGAAGCATCATGCCTTCAGGGGAGGGCTTGCACTTCATACGCTGGAAGTGACCGAGATCGCGATTACGACATCCGAGCAGATGGGAAGCGTGAAGTTCGATACAGACATCCTGATCGCAGGTGCAATACTTCACGATATTGGGAAATGCAAATCTTTCGACCCGAAAGGCTTCGGGTTTTCAGCCAACCCGTCCTATTCCCTGCTCGGTCATATCACCCCCGCAATAGTGATGACAGAGAGATACAGGGATCTTATCGACGAATCAGTATACGAACAGATCCTTCACATCATCCAGTCGCATCACGGCCCTTACGGGGAGATCAAACCCCAGACAATAGAAGCATGGACAGTTCATTTCGCCGACAACATGAGCGCTACAATCCACGAGGTAAGCGATGACATATCGAAGATCGGCCCGGGAGATACCGGATGGGGAGAAAACGTAGGCGGACCTGTTTTCAGACCGGGCATTAATAAAAAACCCGAATATTTGTGA
- the hisD gene encoding histidinol dehydrogenase: MLKRLDADSWVPGRRASLEDVYPAVNDIIENVKANGDAALFEYAKKFDRCELDSLLVTEDEREDAYEDVDPKIVEYLIEAESRITEFHEYQKKEDLWLRQLHPGITLGIKTTPLNRAGCYIPGGRASYPSTAIMTVVPARVAGVESICACTPPPANSMTIAALDIAGATEIVRAGGAQAVAAMALGTESIEPVQKIVGPGNVYVTAAKILLRGNAEIDFPAGPSEICIIADESANPSFIAADILAQAEHDPNAACVLVTTSESLADKVSADVKMMAKSAPRAEIIEKALTNSGYIPAADLKDAVSISDRIAPEHLSIQVSDPLPVLSAVRNAGSIFVGPYTPVACGDYASGTNHVLPTAGYASVYSGLNVSHFCKTSTVQIIEQEGLEEIGDIVEALAEAEGLFAHSESVKIRRK; the protein is encoded by the coding sequence ATGTTGAAAAGACTCGATGCGGACAGCTGGGTGCCCGGGAGGAGGGCGTCTCTTGAGGATGTGTATCCGGCAGTCAACGATATTATTGAGAATGTAAAAGCCAATGGTGATGCCGCTCTTTTCGAATATGCAAAAAAATTCGATCGCTGCGAACTGGACTCTCTTCTTGTCACTGAGGACGAGAGGGAGGATGCATACGAGGATGTCGACCCGAAGATAGTCGAATACCTTATCGAAGCGGAGTCGAGGATCACAGAGTTCCATGAATACCAGAAGAAAGAGGATCTATGGCTGAGACAGCTTCACCCCGGGATTACGCTCGGAATTAAAACGACTCCTTTGAACAGAGCGGGATGCTACATTCCGGGTGGGCGTGCTTCTTATCCGTCGACCGCCATTATGACCGTAGTTCCTGCAAGGGTTGCAGGAGTTGAATCTATATGCGCCTGCACCCCGCCCCCTGCAAATTCCATGACAATTGCCGCACTCGATATCGCAGGTGCGACCGAGATCGTCCGTGCCGGCGGTGCACAGGCTGTTGCTGCGATGGCACTCGGGACAGAGTCGATAGAACCGGTCCAGAAGATTGTCGGGCCGGGAAATGTCTACGTCACTGCAGCCAAGATTCTCCTCCGGGGCAATGCGGAGATCGACTTTCCTGCAGGGCCGTCCGAGATCTGCATTATCGCCGACGAGAGTGCGAATCCGTCATTCATCGCGGCAGACATTCTCGCCCAGGCGGAGCACGACCCAAATGCTGCATGTGTTCTTGTTACAACGAGTGAATCTCTCGCGGACAAGGTATCGGCAGATGTGAAAATGATGGCAAAGAGTGCGCCGAGAGCAGAGATTATAGAAAAAGCCCTTACTAATTCAGGGTATATCCCCGCCGCAGACCTGAAGGATGCTGTCTCGATCTCGGATCGTATAGCCCCCGAGCACCTGTCGATACAGGTCTCAGACCCTCTCCCGGTTCTCTCGGCAGTACGTAATGCAGGCTCGATATTTGTCGGACCGTATACTCCTGTTGCATGTGGTGACTATGCATCGGGTACAAACCACGTTCTCCCTACTGCAGGCTACGCCTCAGTATATTCCGGGTTGAATGTTTCTCATTTCTGCAAGACATCCACCGTCCAGATCATCGAACAGGAAGGTCTTGAGGAGATAGGCGATATAGTCGAGGCCCTTGCCGAGGCAGAAGGCCTCTTCGCACATTCGGAATCTGTTAAAATCAGAAGAAAATAA
- a CDS encoding P-loop domain-containing protein, with the protein MRSGSWSDVLPAILEEESGGDIAFEAGKMNPGVNTYLVRSYDRSALIFSFPAVIRCGLPGQDLLPDKRGYDGAVGAFIEEVKGHSRSIEGLRPLGGFDTGFPQNYSANIEPVTFCRSSFGAGQQLWKADSENYLDDKGVHVILSGALPYPGLPSEPNIRIIRDKLSGLMESVAEIVFGLDEKKTEKYALCSADQKMIREVLDSKGLVAFVGDGTRGVRTYTRHRGHFRVAGPNEISNIPFRCPVELEPVEMVLPASGGSITGLGIRKKEIFAVTGSNAQGKSTFLQVIRSGSDDHMPGDGRENVVTLGNVMTAESGEFEIPGADISMFFSALPPGMSGTPKNVYGGGSGSMVMAAMFQEAVRKNASLIVVDEDRSATNLLVPNCMQSEDVTPLSVICRSRREKLKGSSVIFAAATMDILVAEADRIMKFQDHAAVGILRDEFRSGLKRHLESVIRDL; encoded by the coding sequence GTGAGATCAGGTTCATGGTCGGACGTACTGCCCGCAATTCTGGAGGAAGAATCCGGGGGGGATATTGCATTCGAAGCCGGAAAAATGAATCCCGGCGTTAATACCTATCTTGTCAGGTCGTACGATCGTTCGGCTCTCATCTTCTCTTTTCCGGCTGTAATCCGTTGTGGCCTGCCTGGTCAGGATCTGCTCCCTGATAAAAGGGGTTATGACGGGGCGGTCGGGGCGTTCATCGAAGAGGTAAAGGGGCATTCGCGATCGATCGAAGGCCTCCGTCCTCTCGGTGGTTTTGATACCGGATTCCCGCAGAACTATTCGGCGAATATCGAACCGGTCACCTTCTGCCGCTCATCGTTCGGGGCAGGGCAGCAGCTCTGGAAAGCGGATTCTGAAAACTATCTGGATGACAAAGGGGTACATGTCATCCTGTCCGGGGCTCTTCCCTATCCCGGTCTGCCGTCGGAACCGAATATCAGGATTATCAGGGATAAGCTCTCAGGTCTCATGGAATCCGTAGCAGAGATCGTCTTCGGACTCGATGAAAAGAAGACTGAAAAATATGCGCTCTGTTCTGCCGACCAGAAGATGATTAGGGAGGTGCTTGATTCTAAAGGGCTGGTTGCATTTGTCGGCGACGGGACGAGAGGTGTAAGAACCTATACCCGCCACAGGGGGCACTTCCGTGTCGCGGGCCCGAACGAGATCTCAAATATTCCGTTCAGATGCCCGGTAGAGCTTGAACCTGTCGAGATGGTGCTTCCTGCAAGCGGGGGAAGTATTACAGGGCTCGGGATCAGGAAAAAGGAGATCTTCGCCGTAACGGGATCGAATGCACAGGGGAAATCGACATTCCTCCAGGTAATCCGTTCGGGCTCCGACGATCACATGCCAGGCGACGGCAGGGAAAATGTCGTAACGCTCGGGAATGTGATGACCGCAGAATCGGGTGAATTCGAGATCCCGGGTGCCGATATCAGCATGTTCTTTTCTGCGCTTCCTCCCGGGATGTCCGGGACGCCGAAGAACGTCTACGGTGGAGGAAGCGGTTCAATGGTGATGGCCGCCATGTTCCAGGAGGCGGTAAGGAAGAATGCATCTCTGATTGTGGTGGACGAGGACAGGTCGGCCACGAACCTTCTGGTTCCAAACTGCATGCAGAGCGAAGATGTCACTCCTCTTTCCGTAATATGCAGGAGCCGGAGAGAAAAACTGAAGGGCTCATCCGTGATATTCGCCGCTGCGACGATGGACATCCTCGTTGCGGAGGCGGACCGGATAATGAAGTTTCAGGATCATGCGGCCGTGGGGATCTTGAGGGACGAATTCCGGTCCGGGCTGAAGAGGCATCTTGAATCTGTTATAAGGGATCTCTAA
- a CDS encoding MBL fold metallo-hydrolase: MRVTVLASGSKGNCTYIEGDSGAILIDAGLSTKEILKRLDEAGGKKELIQGILLTHEHSDHMKGVDVIARKLDIPVYATHGTLWQFEEKRKSDKPVELKPCRKDEPFTVDGLKITAFSTHHDACDPCGFLIDESGSRIAYCTDTGMISEKILGNLKKSEYVILESNHCPVMLQNGPYPIYLKERIRDINRGHLSNIAAGECLKSLKHDISGTILAHLSEENNTPQKALDNASEALCGDCNVSVGVALQHEISTTIRL, encoded by the coding sequence ATGAGGGTTACAGTTCTGGCGAGCGGCAGCAAAGGCAACTGCACATATATCGAAGGCGATTCGGGAGCAATCCTAATCGATGCCGGACTGAGTACAAAAGAGATCCTTAAACGGCTTGATGAGGCAGGAGGAAAAAAAGAGCTGATCCAGGGAATCCTCCTCACTCACGAGCATTCCGATCATATGAAGGGTGTCGACGTTATCGCAAGAAAACTCGATATCCCCGTATATGCAACCCACGGAACATTATGGCAGTTCGAGGAGAAGCGGAAATCCGATAAGCCGGTCGAACTCAAACCCTGCAGGAAGGACGAGCCGTTCACCGTCGACGGACTTAAAATAACTGCATTTTCAACACATCACGACGCATGCGATCCGTGCGGGTTTTTAATAGACGAAAGCGGGAGCAGAATTGCATACTGCACTGATACGGGAATGATCAGCGAGAAGATACTCGGGAATCTTAAAAAATCGGAATATGTCATTCTGGAAAGCAATCACTGCCCGGTCATGCTCCAGAACGGTCCGTACCCGATATACCTGAAGGAGAGAATAAGGGATATAAACCGCGGGCACCTGTCGAACATTGCGGCAGGTGAATGCCTGAAATCGCTTAAGCACGACATCAGCGGGACCATCCTGGCGCACCTCAGCGAAGAGAACAACACCCCTCAAAAGGCGCTGGATAATGCATCGGAAGCACTCTGCGGCGACTGCAATGTCTCCGTCGGTGTAGCTCTCCAGCACGAGATCTCGACGACTATCAGGTTGTAA